Proteins encoded together in one Catenulispora sp. EB89 window:
- a CDS encoding carbohydrate ABC transporter permease, which translates to MTTAGAGARPLAPAASALGGGSGGGGGSSGATGTPSARETRRRRRRHRSTEAAWAAFFLAPTALGLGVFYLWPVLQTFYYSFTTWGPFGGHTFTGLANYRALLHDPDLRSAFVNTLWYCLLGLAGIPIALVLAAVLARPGRRGVGFYRALLFLPVVTMPVAVAIVWRWLYAGDYGLINTLLGKIGIHGPYWISDQHTALIAVAVVGLWSGVGYTMVILMAGLESIPRQYYEAAQIDGAGPVRQFFALTLPLLSPSLFFVTVLSVIGTLQTFDLVYVLIGQTNPALPQTRSVVYLFYQDAFVDNNRGYAAAIAFVLLLVTVALTGFQFRLQKRWVHYA; encoded by the coding sequence GTGACGACGGCGGGCGCGGGAGCCCGGCCTCTCGCGCCCGCCGCATCAGCGCTCGGCGGTGGCAGCGGTGGCGGTGGTGGCAGCAGCGGTGCCACCGGCACCCCGAGCGCCCGGGAAACCCGTCGCCGCCGACGGCGCCACCGCAGCACAGAGGCCGCCTGGGCCGCGTTCTTCCTGGCCCCCACCGCACTCGGCCTCGGCGTCTTCTACCTGTGGCCGGTCCTGCAGACGTTCTACTACAGCTTCACCACCTGGGGCCCGTTCGGCGGCCACACCTTCACCGGCCTGGCCAACTACCGCGCCCTCCTCCACGACCCGGACCTGCGCTCGGCGTTCGTCAACACCCTGTGGTACTGCCTGCTCGGCCTGGCCGGCATCCCGATCGCGCTGGTCCTGGCCGCGGTGCTGGCCCGGCCCGGCCGCCGCGGCGTCGGGTTCTACCGCGCGCTGCTGTTCCTGCCGGTGGTGACGATGCCGGTCGCGGTGGCGATCGTGTGGCGCTGGCTCTACGCCGGGGACTACGGCCTGATCAACACCCTGCTGGGCAAGATCGGGATCCACGGCCCCTACTGGATCAGCGACCAGCACACCGCGCTGATCGCGGTGGCCGTGGTCGGGCTGTGGTCCGGCGTCGGGTACACGATGGTGATCCTGATGGCGGGCCTGGAGTCCATCCCGCGTCAGTACTACGAGGCCGCGCAGATCGACGGCGCCGGTCCGGTCCGTCAGTTCTTCGCACTGACGCTGCCGCTGCTGAGCCCCAGCCTGTTCTTCGTGACCGTGCTGTCGGTGATCGGCACGCTGCAGACGTTCGACCTGGTCTACGTCCTCATCGGCCAGACCAATCCGGCGCTGCCGCAGACCAGGAGCGTGGTCTACCTCTTCTACCAGGACGCCTTCGTCGACAACAACCGCGGCTACGCCGCCGCGATCGCGTTCGTGTTGTTGCTGGTGACCGTCGCCCTGACCGGGTTCCAGTTCCGTCTGCAGAAGCGGTGGGTGCACTATGCGTAG
- a CDS encoding sugar ABC transporter substrate-binding protein: MGIRTVVAASAVLALAASTTACSSSASSSSGGGKVSLSYGVWDATQVPAMQKIIAAFEAQNPTITVTIQQTPWADYWTKLQAAASGGSAPDVFWMNGPNFQLYASNNVLEPLTDVHPDTSVYPPALAKLYQYKGVQYGLPKDFDTVGLWYNKAIFDAAGVAYPTAAWTWADFQAAAKKLTDPGKGVYGVGANLEGQENFYDTIYQAGGYVISPDGKKSGYADPASIAGLKFWTDLVAAKESPSLKQMTDTAPLNLFESGKLAMYWGGSWDAKAFAANDTTKTGVDVAPLPAGVKKATIIHGLANVVFAHTSHPAQAEKFAAFLGSQQAAQIEADTGTVIPAYNGTQQSWVKAYPQYHLQSFLDQLPDAVPYPISKDTAAWNTLETTELTKAWDGSEPVDKAAADLATQMDAALAKEGS, from the coding sequence ATGGGCATACGCACAGTGGTGGCAGCGTCGGCAGTGCTCGCGCTGGCCGCTTCGACAACCGCTTGTTCGAGCAGCGCGAGCTCCTCCTCCGGCGGTGGCAAGGTTTCCCTCAGCTACGGGGTCTGGGACGCGACACAGGTCCCGGCCATGCAGAAGATCATCGCAGCCTTCGAAGCACAGAACCCGACCATCACGGTCACCATCCAGCAGACGCCGTGGGCGGACTACTGGACCAAGCTCCAGGCGGCCGCCTCCGGCGGTTCGGCGCCCGACGTCTTCTGGATGAACGGCCCGAACTTCCAGCTCTACGCCTCGAACAACGTCCTGGAGCCGCTCACCGACGTGCACCCGGACACCTCGGTGTACCCGCCGGCGCTGGCCAAGCTCTACCAGTACAAGGGCGTGCAGTACGGTCTGCCGAAGGACTTCGACACCGTCGGCCTCTGGTACAACAAGGCCATCTTCGACGCGGCCGGCGTCGCCTACCCCACCGCCGCCTGGACCTGGGCCGATTTCCAAGCCGCGGCGAAAAAACTCACCGACCCGGGCAAGGGCGTCTACGGCGTCGGCGCCAACCTGGAGGGCCAGGAGAACTTCTACGACACGATCTACCAGGCCGGCGGCTACGTCATCTCCCCGGACGGCAAGAAGTCCGGCTACGCCGACCCGGCCAGCATCGCCGGCCTGAAATTCTGGACCGACCTGGTCGCGGCCAAGGAGTCGCCGAGCCTGAAGCAGATGACGGACACCGCGCCGCTGAACCTGTTCGAGTCCGGCAAGCTCGCCATGTACTGGGGCGGGTCCTGGGACGCCAAGGCGTTCGCCGCGAACGACACCACCAAGACCGGCGTCGACGTGGCCCCGCTGCCGGCCGGGGTGAAGAAGGCCACGATCATCCACGGCCTGGCCAACGTGGTGTTCGCGCACACCTCGCACCCGGCGCAGGCCGAGAAGTTCGCCGCGTTCCTCGGCTCGCAGCAGGCCGCGCAGATCGAGGCCGACACCGGCACCGTGATCCCGGCGTACAACGGCACGCAGCAGAGCTGGGTCAAGGCCTATCCGCAGTACCACCTCCAGTCCTTCCTCGACCAGCTGCCCGACGCGGTCCCGTATCCGATCTCCAAGGACACCGCGGCGTGGAACACGCTGGAGACCACCGAGCTGACCAAGGCGTGGGACGGGAGCGAGCCAGTCGACAAGGCCGCCGCCGATCTCGCGACGCAGATGGACGCGGCGCTGGCCAAGGAGGGTTCGTGA
- a CDS encoding ROK family protein, with protein sequence MTELSVNGADAVLLRRLRLLSVVDALRRTGAQPLTALARQTGLSRPIVQTLADELTEIGWVASVAPAEPTGVGRPARVFRFRAESGNVAGLDIGAHAITALVTDLDGEVRGRSRLTVSPAAPAADRLRSAKATLTEACAAAGLEPGQLSQLGVASTGVIEHSGRVALSVALPGWTGIDIPAAFADTVSCPVVAENDGRAAALAERWRGAGRDVDDMVYIHAGFRTGNGVFVGGRLLRGHTGAAGEIGALPASGWAEAPTHLLGYPGLDEEVRLEQMAELVFSRARAGDPTALVATERFVRALAGGIAALVLTFDPELVVFGGGISRSADLVLDRLAAELERDCIRVPPVVASSLDAEWVVLGAVRVALDAIEGRYFATGVSEPLAPPPIAA encoded by the coding sequence ATGACTGAGCTGAGTGTCAACGGCGCCGACGCCGTGCTGCTGCGCCGGCTGCGGCTGCTGTCGGTGGTGGACGCGCTGCGCCGGACCGGGGCGCAGCCGCTGACGGCGCTCGCCCGGCAGACGGGGCTGTCCCGGCCGATCGTGCAGACCCTGGCCGACGAGCTGACCGAGATCGGCTGGGTCGCCTCGGTCGCGCCGGCCGAGCCCACCGGCGTCGGCCGGCCCGCGCGGGTGTTCCGGTTCCGCGCCGAGTCCGGCAACGTCGCAGGGCTCGACATCGGGGCGCACGCGATCACCGCGCTGGTCACCGACCTCGACGGCGAGGTGCGGGGCCGCAGCCGGCTGACGGTGAGCCCGGCGGCCCCCGCCGCCGACCGGTTGCGGTCGGCCAAGGCCACGCTTACCGAGGCCTGCGCCGCCGCCGGACTCGAGCCCGGCCAGCTCAGCCAGCTCGGGGTGGCCAGCACCGGCGTCATCGAACACTCCGGACGCGTCGCGCTGTCCGTCGCGCTGCCCGGCTGGACCGGCATCGACATCCCCGCGGCGTTCGCCGACACGGTCAGCTGCCCGGTCGTCGCCGAGAACGACGGCCGCGCCGCGGCGCTGGCCGAACGCTGGCGCGGCGCGGGACGAGACGTCGACGACATGGTCTACATCCACGCCGGCTTCCGCACCGGCAACGGCGTGTTCGTCGGCGGACGGCTGCTGCGCGGGCACACCGGCGCGGCCGGCGAGATCGGGGCGCTGCCGGCGTCCGGCTGGGCCGAGGCGCCGACGCATCTGCTCGGCTACCCGGGCCTGGATGAGGAAGTCCGGCTGGAGCAGATGGCCGAGCTCGTGTTCTCCCGGGCCCGCGCCGGGGACCCGACCGCGCTGGTAGCCACCGAGCGGTTCGTGCGGGCGCTGGCCGGCGGGATCGCGGCACTCGTGCTCACCTTCGACCCGGAGCTGGTCGTCTTCGGCGGCGGTATTTCGCGGTCCGCGGATCTGGTCCTGGACCGACTCGCCGCCGAGCTGGAGCGGGACTGCATCCGGGTGCCGCCGGTGGTCGCCTCCAGCCTGGACGCCGAGTGGGTGGTGCTGGGCGCGGTGCGGGTCGCGCTCGACGCCATCGAAGGGCGCTACTTCGCGACCGGGGTGTCGGAGCCGCTGGCGCCGCCGCCTATTGCGGCGTGA
- a CDS encoding LysR family transcriptional regulator: protein MDLDLRLVRYFTAVAEHEGFGRAAAALHVAQPALSRQIQRLEHQIGARLFDRTPHGVSLTEAGQEFLPYARTLLTTAHRGALAARSAPAGRLVIGHVGDLAVTPAVRELRRLHPAALIRTRHLDWRELDALPEHRVDALVTRLPLPMAPDRLRITALYDEPRVAVLPSDHRLAGKESITLDDLADQELIACAYTPTIWGTPQPGPTGSAVPEAPGADDGFEDKLELIAAGHSVAVLPAGEHRRASRPGLVTVPISGMDPCHVVAATRAEDDSRLANAFHRAMARTLGVTPQ, encoded by the coding sequence ATGGATCTCGACCTCCGCCTGGTCCGGTACTTCACCGCCGTGGCCGAGCACGAGGGCTTCGGCCGGGCCGCAGCCGCGCTGCACGTCGCCCAGCCGGCGCTGAGCCGGCAGATCCAACGGCTGGAGCACCAGATCGGCGCGCGCCTGTTCGACCGCACCCCGCACGGCGTCAGCCTCACCGAAGCAGGTCAGGAGTTCCTGCCGTACGCACGAACCCTGCTGACCACAGCACACCGCGGCGCGCTGGCGGCCCGATCCGCACCGGCGGGCAGGCTCGTCATCGGCCACGTCGGCGACCTGGCCGTCACCCCGGCGGTCCGCGAACTGCGCCGACTCCACCCCGCCGCCCTCATCCGCACCCGCCACCTGGACTGGAGAGAGCTCGACGCCCTGCCCGAGCACCGCGTCGACGCGCTCGTGACCAGGCTGCCGCTGCCGATGGCGCCAGACCGGCTCCGCATCACAGCCCTCTACGACGAGCCCCGCGTGGCCGTCCTCCCCTCGGACCACCGGCTGGCCGGCAAGGAGTCCATCACCCTCGACGACCTCGCCGACCAGGAGCTCATCGCCTGCGCCTACACCCCGACGATCTGGGGCACGCCCCAGCCCGGGCCGACCGGGTCGGCGGTCCCCGAAGCCCCCGGCGCCGACGACGGCTTCGAGGACAAGCTGGAGCTCATCGCCGCCGGCCACTCCGTCGCGGTCCTACCGGCCGGCGAGCACCGCCGCGCCTCGCGCCCCGGTCTCGTGACCGTTCCGATCAGCGGTATGGACCCGTGCCACGTCGTCGCCGCCACCCGCGCCGAAGACGACTCCCGGCTGGCGAACGCGTTCCACCGGGCGATGGCCCGAACGCTGGGCGTCACGCCGCAATAG
- a CDS encoding glucose 1-dehydrogenase, with amino-acid sequence MNDYLRKNVVITGGSSGFGLVTAKLLADGGARVLITGRDPEALAAARAQLGDGAVAVRGDVADLDDIGALAARAEAEFGGVDALFVNAGITRFMPFEAMTEAVYDEVFATNVKGAYFTVQKLAPLLREGGSVVLTTSVANVKGLEMISAYSASKAAVRSMTRSLARELLPRGIRVNAISPGPIATGILEKVMPKEAAEQTAAQMRDANPMGRFGDPAEIAKAFAFLAFDATFTTGAELVVDGGASQL; translated from the coding sequence ATGAACGATTATCTGCGGAAGAACGTGGTGATCACCGGCGGGAGCAGCGGCTTCGGCCTGGTCACGGCGAAGCTGTTGGCCGACGGGGGAGCGCGGGTGCTGATCACCGGCCGCGACCCGGAGGCGCTCGCCGCGGCGCGTGCGCAGCTCGGCGACGGCGCGGTGGCGGTGCGGGGCGATGTCGCCGACCTGGACGATATCGGCGCGCTCGCGGCTCGGGCGGAGGCGGAGTTCGGCGGGGTCGATGCGCTGTTCGTGAACGCCGGGATCACTCGGTTCATGCCGTTCGAGGCGATGACCGAGGCGGTCTACGACGAAGTGTTCGCGACGAACGTCAAGGGCGCGTACTTCACCGTGCAGAAGCTTGCGCCGCTGTTGCGGGAGGGTGGCAGCGTTGTGTTGACGACGTCGGTTGCGAACGTCAAGGGGCTGGAGATGATCAGCGCTTACTCGGCGAGTAAGGCGGCGGTGCGTTCCATGACCCGGAGCCTGGCGCGTGAACTGCTGCCCCGGGGGATCCGGGTGAACGCGATCAGCCCGGGGCCGATCGCGACCGGGATTCTGGAGAAGGTGATGCCGAAGGAGGCCGCCGAGCAGACCGCGGCGCAGATGCGGGACGCTAATCCGATGGGGCGGTTCGGCGATCCGGCTGAGATCGCCAAGGCTTTTGCGTTCCTAGCCTTCGACGCCACCTTCACCACCGGCGCTGAGCTTGTGGTGGACGGGGGTGCTTCGCAGCTGTGA
- a CDS encoding alpha/beta hydrolase, translated as MTSTPHHPRHRLVATPAGRIHLVEQGEGPLVLLIHGFPEGWYSWRRQLPALARAGYRAVAVDVRGYGRSSKPGDAAAYRMVELVEDNVAVVEALGESSAIVVGHDWGATIAANTALLRPDVVRAVALLSVPYAPRGGPRPSDVFAQMGGDEEFYVSYFQEPGRAEAEIEPDVRGWLAGFYAALSADTMPGSDAPSPHFVAREGGRLRDRFPQGRRPAWLTEADLDAHAAEFERTGLTGALNRYRAMDRDWEDLADLDGAPITQPSLFIGGSQDASTTWLADAIKAFPHTMPALSAAHILDGAGHWLQQERPDDVNRLLTDWLADVATPDS; from the coding sequence ATGACCAGCACACCGCACCACCCCCGACACCGCCTCGTCGCCACGCCCGCAGGCCGCATTCACCTGGTCGAGCAGGGCGAAGGTCCGCTCGTGCTGCTCATCCACGGCTTCCCGGAGGGCTGGTACTCCTGGCGCCGGCAGCTCCCCGCGCTGGCGCGCGCCGGGTACCGGGCCGTGGCCGTCGACGTGCGGGGCTACGGCCGCTCGTCGAAGCCCGGCGACGCGGCGGCGTACCGCATGGTCGAGCTCGTCGAGGACAACGTCGCCGTGGTCGAGGCGCTCGGCGAGAGCAGCGCGATCGTCGTCGGCCACGACTGGGGCGCGACCATCGCCGCGAACACCGCCCTCCTGCGGCCCGACGTCGTCCGCGCCGTCGCGCTCCTCAGCGTCCCCTACGCTCCGCGCGGCGGGCCGCGGCCCAGCGATGTGTTCGCGCAGATGGGCGGTGATGAAGAGTTCTACGTCAGCTACTTCCAGGAGCCGGGCCGCGCCGAGGCGGAGATCGAACCCGACGTGCGCGGCTGGCTCGCGGGGTTCTATGCGGCGCTGTCCGCCGACACCATGCCCGGCTCGGACGCGCCCTCGCCACACTTCGTCGCGCGCGAAGGCGGCCGGCTCCGCGACCGGTTCCCGCAAGGCCGCCGGCCCGCCTGGCTCACCGAAGCCGACCTCGACGCGCACGCCGCAGAGTTCGAACGCACCGGCCTGACCGGCGCCCTGAACCGCTACCGCGCGATGGACCGCGACTGGGAAGACCTCGCCGACCTCGACGGAGCCCCGATCACGCAACCGTCCCTGTTCATCGGCGGATCCCAGGACGCCTCGACCACCTGGCTGGCCGACGCCATCAAGGCCTTCCCGCACACGATGCCCGCCCTCAGCGCCGCGCACATCCTCGATGGCGCCGGCCACTGGCTCCAGCAGGAACGCCCTGATGACGTCAACCGACTCCTAACCGACTGGCTGGCGGACGTCGCGACCCCGGACAGCTGA